In Triticum urartu cultivar G1812 chromosome 6, Tu2.1, whole genome shotgun sequence, the following proteins share a genomic window:
- the LOC125513858 gene encoding uncharacterized protein LOC125513858: MDSLSELYNLWQIQLIVLLSFVLQVFLFFTGSLRQGSTNGLLRGTIWLAYLGADMVAIYALGYLSRHQDNGTMETHPLVFFWTPFLLIHLGGRDTITAFSMEDNKLWLRHLLNLVLEVSLALYVFWKSTSLRNNVQLLVPALLLFIAGIIKYGERTMALMYASQNDNRKPGFKLNDQERILQRVKSDKDHELVYYALVSDQSVQYEYFQRRTASYKIGEKPSNLDPAGLNDSGLVAKLLDVQLSLLYNDIYTKATLLRTRSGILVRLISQLSTVVALVIFGVMGKKQAASRLYGKADIVITYILFIGGILLEICAVFTVLMASPWTWLWLEDRRYGRLARISWSLTRLSVTRPKWSGKIGQYSCVNYMGIKDESATLSQKVMSLMRKAATAIGVKDVRKKLFWVSKRLDCRYETVDNKLMECVLREIRTIISEYDEDDDDQQPRQWPHMMPFLQKLGSTFVTAFLSAVCQLHIVTEVILASTSADDMKSYSADAIAAAQMCKKLSNYMMYLITAHPDAASLLQVTSIISLELALDMHLTATATTSTRKKSKDEILRATGDDLKANYGNYDCFPWSMAQREEVIKELAGIWVRLLIYAAGKSRTELHAAQLARGGELLTLVWLLMAQHDLGDVTFNRVELNGRPDDPVTNLHVLYAFHV; this comes from the coding sequence ATGGATAGCTTGTCGGAACTGTATAATCTGTGGCAAATCCAGTTGATTGTGCTTCTTAGCTTCGTTCTACAAGTGTTCCTCTTCTTCACTGGTAGCCTTCGACAGGGTAGCACCAATGGGTTGCTTAGGGGCACCATTTGGCTAGCATATCTGGGAGCAGACATGGTAGCAATTTATGCCCTAGGGTACCTCTCAAGACATCAGGATAATGGCACAATGGAAACCCACCCATTGGTTTTCTTTTGGACTCCTTTCCTCCTCATTCATCTCGGTGGGCGGGATACCATCACTGCTTTCTCCATGGAGGACAACAAATTGTGGTTGaggcatttgctgaacttggtcCTAGAGGTTAGCCTGGCCTTGTATGTATTCTGGAAATCGACTAGCTTGCGCAATAATGTGCAGCTTCTTGTTCCTGCTCTTCTCTTGTTCATTGCCGGAATAATCAAGTATGGAGAGCGAACAATGGCTCTCATGTACGCGAGTCAGAATGACAATAGGAAACCTGGTTTTAAACTTAATGATCAAGAGAGGATTTTACAACGGGTCAAGAGTGATAAAGATCATGAGCTTGTTTATTATGCTTTAGTTTCAGACCAGAGCGTCCAGTATGAGTACTTCCAAAGGCGTACGGCGAGTTACAAAATAGGAGAAAAACCCAGTAATCTCGACCCAGCTGGACTTAATGACAGTGGCCTTGTGGCCAAGCTGTTGGATGTACAGCTCAGCCTCTTGTACAATGATATATACACCAAGGCTACTTTACTTCGAACAAGGAGTGGTATTTTAGTACGTTTAATCTCTCAGTTGTCCACTGTTGTTGCCCTTGTGATCTTTGGTGTCATGGGCAAGAAACAAGCAGCAAGCAGGTTGTATGGTAAGGCTGACATTGTCATCACCTACATCCTATTTATCGGAGGAATTCTTTTAGAAATTTGTGCTGTGTTTACTGTGTTGATGGCTTCACCTTGGACATGGTTGTGGCTGGAGGATCGAAGGTACGGTAGGCTGGCTAGGATTTCATGGTCTCTTACTAGATTATCAGTGACAAGGCCGAAATGGTCAGGAAAAATTGGGCAGTATAGCTGTGTAAACTACATGGGCATCAAAGATGAGTCAGCTACATTGTCCCAAAAGGTGATGAGTCTGATGAGGAAGGCGGCGACAGCAATCGGCGTTAAAGATGTAAGGAAGAAGCTGTTTTGGGTGAGCAAGCGGCTAGATTGCAGGTACGAGACTGTGGACAACAAGCTCATGGAGTGTGTCCTGAGGGAGATACGAACCATCATATCTGagtatgatgaggatgatgatgaccAACAGCCTCGGCAGTGGCCACATATGATGCCGTTTCTGCAGAAGCTAGGATCGACATTTGTCACGGCGTTTCTCTCTGCCGTATGTCAGCTGCACATTGTCACTGAGGTTATCTTGGCGTCGACTAGTGCAGATGACATGAAATCATACAGCGCCGACGCAATTGCGGCCGCCCAAATGTGCAAGAAGCTGTCCAACTACATGATGTACCTTATTACTGCCCACCCAGATGCTGCTTCTTTGCTGCAGGTCACCTCTATCATCAGTCTCGAGCTTGCTCTAGACATGCATTTAACAGCCACTGCTACTACATCGACTAGGAAGAAGAGCAAGGATGAAATTCTGCGTGCTACTGGAGATGATCTCAAGGCTAATTATGGCAATTATGATTGTTTTCCATGGTCAATGGCGCAGCGAGAGGAGGTGATCAAGGAGCTTGCCGGGATTTGGGTGAGGCTTCTCATCTACGCCGCCGGCAAGTCGAGGACGGAGCTTCACGCAGCGCAGCTGGCCAGAGGAGGGGAGCTACTCACCTTGGTCTGGCTGCTCATGGCGCAGCATGATCTTGGGGATGTCACGTTTAATCGTGTCGAGCTAAATGGCAGGCCTGATGATCCCGTCACAAATTTGCATGTGCTATATGCCTTCCATGTCTAG